The DNA sequence TAAGTTTCGCGTTGAGGTGTCGGTATGGAGCGGCCGGAGGCCTGGGCCCTGGTCCAGGCGAACGTACGTAACCGGAACATCATAAAGCATATGGTCGCGGTTGAGGCCGCGTTGCGCGCGGTGGCCCGGCGGCTGGGCGAAGACGAGGAAGTTTGGGCGCTCGCCGGCCTGCTGCACGACCTCGACTACGACGCCACGAAGGACGAGCCGGCGCGCCACGGCCCGACCACGCTCGAGATGCTGCGCGACGTCGATTTACCGCCGGGCGTCACGGACGCGATTATGGCGCATAATAAGCACAAGGCCGCCGAGGCCGCGCTCGAGAAAGCCCTCCTGGCGGTGGACCCGGCCACCGGCTTGATCGTGGCGGCGGCGCTGATGCACCCCGAGAAATCCGTCGCGGCCTGCGACGTCGACTTCGTGATGCGGCGCTTCCGCGAGAAGCGGTTCGCCGCCGGCGCCGACCGCGACCAGATCGCGAGCTGCGTCGACCTCGGCCTTACGCTCGAAGAATTCCTGGGGTTGTGTCTGGAAGGGATGCAGAGCGTCCGGGAGGAATTGGGTTTATAAGCGGCTCGAAGTTTAAAGGGGCTTACGCGGGCCCGATTTTAGCAGCCGACCGACTATGCCTTTCCCCAAATTCGTCGACGTTTTAACGCTGGCCGCGGTCCAGGGGCTCGGCCTGCGGGCCCGCTTGGTGGTGGAGGGGCTCTTCGCGGGCCTGCACCGCAGCCCGTTCAAAGGGTTCTCGGTCGAATTCTCGGAGTACCGCTCCTACCAACCGGGCGACGACCTCCGCCTGGTCGACTGGCGGGCTTTCGCGCGCAGCGACCGCTATTACGTCAAAGAATTCGAGGAGGAGACGAACCTGCGTTTCTACTTGTGCGTGGACTCCTCCGCCAGCATGGGGTATCCTCCGGACGGACCGTTGACGAAGTTCGACTACGCGGCGACGTTGGCCGCGGCTACGGCGTACCTCGCCCTCGGTCAGCGCGACGCCGTCGGCCTGGCGACGTTTTCCGCCGGCGTCCGGGAGGTGGTCCCGCCGCGCTCGAGCCGGCAGCACTTTCGCGCCATATTGAAAGTCCTGGAACAAACGCGAACTGAGGGTACGACCGACTTGTACGCGGCGCTCGCCACCCTCGCGGAACGCGCGTCGCGCCGCGGCCTGTTCGCCATATTCACGGACCTGTGGGACCTGCGAGGCCGC is a window from the bacterium genome containing:
- a CDS encoding HDIG domain-containing protein, which gives rise to MERPEAWALVQANVRNRNIIKHMVAVEAALRAVARRLGEDEEVWALAGLLHDLDYDATKDEPARHGPTTLEMLRDVDLPPGVTDAIMAHNKHKAAEAALEKALLAVDPATGLIVAAALMHPEKSVAACDVDFVMRRFREKRFAAGADRDQIASCVDLGLTLEEFLGLCLEGMQSVREELGL
- a CDS encoding DUF58 domain-containing protein, which produces MPFPKFVDVLTLAAVQGLGLRARLVVEGLFAGLHRSPFKGFSVEFSEYRSYQPGDDLRLVDWRAFARSDRYYVKEFEEETNLRFYLCVDSSASMGYPPDGPLTKFDYAATLAAATAYLALGQRDAVGLATFSAGVREVVPPRSSRQHFRAILKVLEQTRTEGTTDLYAALATLAERASRRGLFAIFTDLWDLRGRVLDGLRALRGGKHEVILFHVLDAAEERFPFRDAATFEDMETSEEVELDGPRFRDGYLDALANLKRDYRLELGAHDIDYVPVVTDRPPAEVLVSYLGKRQAMM